From a region of the Streptomyces venezuelae genome:
- the hrcA gene encoding heat-inducible transcriptional repressor HrcA, whose product MLSERRLEVLRAIVQDYVGTEEPVGSKALTERHRLGVSPATVRNDMAVLEEEGYIAQPHTSAGRIPTDKGYRLFVDKLAGVKPLSSPERRAIQNFLDGAVDLDDVVGRTVRLLAQLTRQVAVVQYPSLTRSTVRHVELLSLAPARLMLVLITDTGRVEQRLVDCPSPFGETSLADLRARLNSRVVGRRFTDVPPLVQDLPESFEAEDRGTVSTVLATLLETLVEEAEERLMIGGTANLTRFGHDFPLTIRPVLEALEEQVVLLKLLGEANESGMAVRIGHENAYEGLNSTSVVSVGYGSGGEAVAKLGVVGPTRMDYPGTMGAVRAVARYVGQILAES is encoded by the coding sequence ATGCTCAGCGAACGCAGACTCGAAGTGCTGCGCGCCATCGTCCAGGACTACGTCGGGACGGAGGAGCCGGTCGGCTCCAAGGCGCTCACGGAGCGGCACCGGCTCGGCGTCTCGCCCGCCACCGTGCGCAACGACATGGCCGTGCTGGAGGAAGAGGGCTACATCGCCCAGCCCCACACCAGCGCCGGCCGGATCCCCACCGACAAGGGCTACCGGCTCTTCGTCGACAAGCTGGCGGGGGTCAAACCGCTGTCGTCGCCAGAGCGCCGGGCCATCCAGAACTTCCTCGACGGCGCCGTCGACCTCGACGACGTGGTCGGCCGCACGGTCCGGCTGCTCGCGCAGCTCACCCGGCAGGTCGCGGTCGTCCAGTACCCGAGCCTGACCCGGTCGACCGTCCGGCACGTGGAGCTGCTCTCGCTCGCTCCCGCGCGCCTGATGCTCGTACTGATCACGGACACCGGGCGGGTCGAGCAGCGGCTCGTCGACTGCCCGAGCCCCTTCGGGGAGACGTCGCTGGCGGACCTGCGGGCCCGGCTCAACAGCCGGGTCGTCGGGCGCCGCTTCACCGACGTGCCCCCGCTCGTCCAGGACCTCCCCGAATCCTTCGAGGCCGAGGACCGCGGCACGGTCTCCACCGTGCTCGCGACACTCCTCGAAACCCTGGTCGAGGAAGCCGAAGAGCGGCTGATGATCGGCGGTACCGCCAATCTCACCCGCTTCGGACACGATTTTCCCCTGACGATCAGGCCGGTGCTCGAAGCGCTGGAGGAGCAGGTCGTGCTCCTCAAGCTGCTGGGCGAGGCCAACGAGTCGGGAATGGCCGTACGGATCGGGCATGAGAACGCCTACGAGGGACTGAACTCCACGTCGGTCGTCTCGGTCGGTTACGGTTCGGGCGGCGAAGCAGTCGCCAAACTCGGCGTGGTCGGACCGACCCGCATGGACTACCCCGGAACGATGGGAGCGGTACGCGCAGTGGCACGTTACGTCGGACAGATCCTGGCGGAGTCGTAA